One genomic region from Rosa rugosa chromosome 1, drRosRugo1.1, whole genome shotgun sequence encodes:
- the LOC133739304 gene encoding caffeoylshikimate esterase: protein MSTEKSAPAPETPPNFWGDTPAEEYYASQGVRNTQSYFPTPNGQIFTQSFLPLDPDLPVKGTVFMTHGYGSDTGWLFQKICIAFSTWGYAVFAADLLGHGRSDGLRCYLGDMEKVAATSLSFFLHVRRSEPYRRLPAFLFGESMGGAATMLMYFQSDPDTWTGLIFSAPLFVIPENMKPSKLHLFVYGLLFGLADTWAAMPDNKMVGKAIKDPEKLKIIASNPRRYTGPPRVGTMREIARVCQYIQDNFSRVTAPFLTVHGTADGLTCPTSSKLLYEKASSVDKSLKIYDGMYHSLIQGETDENADLVLKDMREWIDERAEKYGPKP from the coding sequence ATGTCGACCGAAAAATCGGCACCGGCGCCGGAGACGCCTCCGAATTTCTGGGGCGACACGCCGGCGGAGGAGTACTACGCCTCCCAAGGGGTGCGCAACACCCAATCCTACTTCCCTACCCCCAACGGCCAGATCTTCACCCAGAGCTTCCTGCCGTTGGATCCCGACCTCCCAGTCAAAGGCACCGTGTTCATGACCCACGGCTACGGCTCCGACACCGGCTGGCTCTTCCAGAAAATCTGCATCGCCTTCTCCACCTGGGGCTACGCCGTCTTCGCCGCCGACCTCCTCGGCCACGGCCGCTCCGACGGCCTCCGCTGCTACCTCGGCGACATGGAGAAGGTCGCCGCCACCTCCCTCTCCTTCTTCCTCCACGTCCGCCGCAGCGAGCCCTACCGCCGCCTCCCGGCCTTCCTCTTCGGCGAGTCCATGGGCGGCGCCGCCACCATGCTCATGTACTTCCAGTCCGACCCCGACACGTGGACGGGCCTGATCTTCTCGGCGCCGCTCTTCGTCATCCCGGAGAACATGAAGCCCAGCAAGCTCCACCTCTTCGTCTACGGGCTCCTGTTCGGCCTCGCCGACACCTGGGCGGCGATGCCGGACAACAAGATGGTCGGGAAGGCCATCAAGGATCCCGAGAAGCTGAAAATCATAGCGTCCAATCCGAGGAGGTACACTGGGCCCCCCAGGGTGGGGACCATGAGGGAGATTGCTAGGGTGTGCCAGTACATACAGGATAACTTCTCCCGCGTAACGGCGCCGTTTCTGACCGTGCATGGGACTGCCGACGGGTTGACGTGTCCGACGTCGTCGAAGCTGTTGTATGAGAAGGCATCGAGTGTGGACAAGAGCTTGAAGATTTACGATGGGATGTACCATTCGTTGATACAAGGAGAGACTGATGAGAATGCCGACCTTGTGTTGAAGGATATGAGGGAGTGGATCGATGAGAGGGCGGAGAAGTATggacctaaaccctaa
- the LOC133739313 gene encoding loganic acid O-methyltransferase-like, which produces MAAEKISKLSEEGEAYPMIGGDGSKSYANNSTYQRGAVDVVKQIIKMAAAENLDIEKIMLSNPNNTFNIADLGCSVGPNTFSSVENIFEAVQSKYQSQVPRLSASQIPDFQVFFNDHTCNDFNMLFRSLPDQNRQRYYAAGVPGSFYGRLFPRASIHFVYSSYALQWISRVPKEVMDKDSPAWNKGRIHYLNSTDEVVRAYQAQHAEDMECFLDARAQEIVCGGLMVLIIPGHQLQGSSNDSHSFLNVTYRLLGSSLTDMARKGVVSEDKADSFNIPIYHMSPQELEAVVEKNGCFSIESVDHLPQIPKLDTVTKNAQLIASHSRAVTEELFKQHFGDELVLDELFDLYRKKLEEQPSIFDSMGTTTFLAVLKRKAN; this is translated from the exons atggcaGCAGAGAAAATCAGTAAATTGAGTGAAGAAGGTGAAGCATATCCAATGATAGGTGGAGATGGATCCAAAAGCTATGCCAACAACTCCACTTACCAG AGAGGAGCTGTGGATGTTGTCAAACAAATTATAAAAATGGCAGCTGCAGAAAACCTTGACATAGAGAAGATCATGTTATCGAATCCGAACAACACGTTTAACATTGCAGATCTGGGTTGCTCAGTTGGGCCAAATACATTTTCTTCAGTTGAAAACATATTTGAAGCCGTGCAGTCCAAGTATCAAAGCCAAGTGCCGCGGCTGAGTGCATCACAAATCCCAGACTTTCAAGTTTTCTTCAACGATCACACCTGTAATGACTTCAACATGCTCTTCAGGTCCCTCCCCGATCAGAACAGGCAGCGATACTATGCCGCGGGGGTGCCTGGTTCTTTTTATGGTCGCTTATTTCCTAGAGCTTCCATTCACTTTGTTTACTCTTCTTACGCCCTTCAATGGATTTCGAGAGTGCCAAAAGAGGTAATGGACAAAGATAGCCCTGCCTGGAATAAAGGTCGGATCCATTATCTAAATTCCACGGATGAAGTAGTGAGGGCATATCAAGCGCAGCATGCTGAGGACATGGAGTGCTTTTTGGATGCCAGGGCACAAGAGATTGTGTGTGGAGGTTTGATGGTACTCATCATTCCTGGTCATCAGCTTCAAGGTTCATCAAATGATTCTCATTCTTTTCTTAATGTCACATATCGGCTTTTAGGATCTTCCCTCACGGACATGGCTAGGAAG GGAGTAGTTAGTGAAGACAAAGCAGATTCATTTAACATACCTATCTATCATATGTCTCCCCAAGAACTGGAAGCTgttgtggagaaaaatggatgTTTCAGCATAGAGAGTGTGGATCACTTACCTCAGATCCCGAAACTTGACACAGTTACGAAAAATGCCCAACTGATTGCGTCTCACTCTAGAGCCGTCACGGAGGAACTCTTCAAGCAGCACTTTGGAGATGAATTAGTTTTAGATGAGCTCTTTGACTTGTATCGTAAGAAACTTGAAGAGCAACCCTCCATCTTCGACTCCATGGGAACAACTACCTTTCTTGCTGTGCTTAAGCGCAAGGCAAATTGa